DNA from Leptospira yasudae:
GGACTGCGCGAGAATCTCGGGACCGTTCGAAGAATGGGAAACGAGTTTAGAATATTTTCCGCCGAGCTCGTCGTCGAATTCCTTTACGAAAGCCGCTGCCGTTTCCGGATGAAATTCCCGTTTTCCGTTGCCGAAAACGGATTCGAAATAACGGTATTCGGTCGTTTCTTCCAACGGAAGGGGATCGTCCATCTCGTCCGCATACAACGGATCGACGGCCCGAACTTGGTTGACCATTTCGGTGACGACCGCCCTTTGTTCGTCAGGTACGTCGTAGGAATTCATCAGTCGATAGTAACGATGCAGCGTAAGTCCGTTGATGGAATGATAGAGATAGGTGTACGTTCCGAGCGGTAGCAGATAACGCGCCACTTCGAGACATTTCTTTTTGATCGGAGCCTGCCATTTGTCGGGATAGTTGGCGCGGGCCTTGTAAATCTGAAAGTATTCCTCTTGAATGAACGGATGAAGTGCTTCCGTATACGAGAAGTAGGCTTGGCTTGCGTAGTCCACCGCGTCGATATAGAGTTCCAACAATTTCCCGCTGAGTTCCGACGGAACGTAGTAATTCTCCTTTTTGACTTCCACATATCTTTGCGAAACTTGTTCGGAATTATAAAAGGGATGAGAGTGTAAAAACGACCAAACGAATTGTCGGGAGACTTTGTCGAGCGTAAAGATAAACTGAGGATGCTGACGGGTTGTGAGATGTCCGGCCTTCTTCGTCGACTTTGCGACCCTGTCTCGGATTTCGATCGATTTTTCCGAAGCGATCATATCGGAGGGCAGAAGAATTCCCTTCGATGAATAGCAAGTTCTCGCGGTTGCGATGGCGAGATTGAACGGATCCTTGCTATGATCCAGAAGTGATACGATCGGTTTTTGGGCTAACATCGAAGTCTCCGAACGGGACTATGTCCCCTGTGGAACTATCCTGAAGGGGGAAAGTTCACCGAAAACTCTTTTTTGACCCGATTTTATGGTTATCGAGCGCCCCTTAGGAAGCGAGATAGTCGAAGATAGCGCAGCGTAATCGAAGACTCTTTGCGTAGCAAAGACAGTAAGCCCCTTAGGAAGCGAGATAGTCGAAGAACGCGTAGCGTACTCGAAGACTCTTTGCGCAGCAAAGACAGTAGTCCCCTTAGGAAGCGAGATAGTCGAAGATAACGCAGCGTACTCGAAGACTCTTTTTTAACTCGGACCTCGCTCTTACCTCTCGTAGATCTCTTTTCTGTGGCCGATTGCGATTACATAAACGATCAGTTGTCGATCCACGATATCGTAAAGAATTCTATAATCTCCCTTTCTCACACGAAATCCTTCTCTTCCTTTTAATTTTTTGGCCCCAACCGGTCTTGGATTTTTGGCGAGACTCTGGATCATTTCAATCAAGGAATCGGTGATTGTTTCGGGAAGTTTGTCGAGTTGTTTCGCGGCGAATTTGGTAAGAAGAACGGAATACTCAGACGTGCCGTCTTTTGTTCTTTTTACCGGATCTTGCTTTTAAGAATTCTTGAAGCGGAACCGATTTTTCCCGTTTCGCTTTTACCTCGTCGTAAAGACGAACGTCCTCAAGTTCTTGCAGACTTTCTAAAATTTTTTTGTATTCCTGTATCGAAAGAACAACGGAATTTTTTTTTCCCTTTTCGTCGATGATGTATTGAGGATGAAAAATCATACTTCCAGAATATGACTCAGCAACAAATCGAGATCAAGATCTTTTTTTTAGCATCGAAGAAAAAGAAGTTTGTCGGACCTATTTTCGTCCATCTACGAAAACGTTTCTCTTGATTCTAAAATGTAGGAACTCCAGCAAAAATCCGATCACGGATGAAGCCGATTCAACGGCTGGATCTTATCCTCCTTTTCTTTGGGATCGGTTTACTTCTTCTTGCCTTTCTTGAGCTTGGAAGATTTTTTCTTTTTCGAATCCTCTTCTGCTTCCA
Protein-coding regions in this window:
- a CDS encoding FAD-dependent thymidylate synthase; translation: MLAQKPIVSLLDHSKDPFNLAIATARTCYSSKGILLPSDMIASEKSIEIRDRVAKSTKKAGHLTTRQHPQFIFTLDKVSRQFVWSFLHSHPFYNSEQVSQRYVEVKKENYYVPSELSGKLLELYIDAVDYASQAYFSYTEALHPFIQEEYFQIYKARANYPDKWQAPIKKKCLEVARYLLPLGTYTYLYHSINGLTLHRYYRLMNSYDVPDEQRAVVTEMVNQVRAVDPLYADEMDDPLPLEETTEYRYFESVFGNGKREFHPETAAAFVKEFDDELGGKYSKLVSHSSNGPEILAQSVRSILGIPKSSLSDENAIDLVLNPAKNRHLTSTLNESSMSPITRALFNVQYSFQKRISHTADSQDQRHRMVPGGRPVLMSQYAGVPDYITPLVVQKYPELQEKYDSYHKNIFEKLNRFLEAGGSPEHGTYLLPNSFPIRFYESGDLLNLHHKWRSRTCYNAQEEIFQASVNELTDVMKVHPQIAKWIKAPCWIRLQGEVKPYCPEGDHYCGTQVWKRELSEYSRVI